Proteins found in one Bremerella volcania genomic segment:
- a CDS encoding chemotaxis protein CheW, which yields MSFDDPALLAEFVTESREHLADVEGQLLEIEANGANIDVDLVNKVFRAIHSIKGAAGFMGLVRVNELAHALENVLGKMRTEELTPNSQIVDVMLKGADALSGLINDIENSNTVDVSAHITLLNEIFEGEVSTSPAKSLNAAQAAQEIDSQGAKQAVAIPPVPAQKNARVDDHAEFKEATVSQRAPATPQVESSIRVQVGVLDRLMNLAGELVLGRNQLLQTVNNADGNSLQAVAARLDQVTSELQEAIMQTRMQPIGNVFSKFPRVVRDLSAKLGKQCNVVMEGGEVEVDKTIIEAIGDPLTHMVRNSVDHGIEMPEKRMASQKEPTGTVTLRAYHQAGKVRIDICDDGGGIDTNRLKDKAVSKEIISAERAAQMSDRDAVWLIFHPGFSTAEKISDVSGRGVGMDVVRTNIEKIGGSVDIESTLGKGTSVQITLPLTLAIIPSMLIRSCNRRFAIPQVNIVELVRVRASEASQRISKVKGARVLRLRGSLLPLVDLDQALNFANQSSESIGARQIVVVESGQFRYGLIVDEIDDSEEIVVKPLGRHLKTCSCLAGATILGDGHVAPILDVSGIAAKTDLRSHEQENEKDNYHDDASLSSERQSLLMFTNAPGEQFAVPMSLISRIERIRTEQIDTVGGQELLQYRGTSLPLLTIEAHVQAQPRPEMDNVHVVVFQIHGREVGLIAAELNDIREVAAEIDGNTFREPGIAGSIVVDDKTIRIVDLYELAFSAHPKWFAEKPIVTANEESPFQILLAEDSSFFRKQAKDYLATEGFEIVEAEDGAQAWELLKSGEHAIDLVITDIEMPRMNGFELTKKIKSDPHTCYLPVIALTSLASDEDQVRGVDAGVDDYQIKMDRERVMSAVGRLLNPKKTGRNVSHFKPEVLEGCLS from the coding sequence ATGTCGTTCGATGACCCTGCGCTGTTAGCTGAATTCGTAACCGAGTCACGAGAACATCTCGCCGACGTCGAGGGGCAGTTGCTCGAGATCGAAGCGAATGGGGCCAATATTGATGTCGACCTTGTGAACAAGGTATTCCGGGCCATCCATTCGATCAAAGGAGCTGCGGGGTTCATGGGGCTCGTTCGCGTCAACGAACTGGCCCATGCACTGGAAAATGTCCTCGGTAAGATGCGAACTGAGGAACTGACTCCCAATTCTCAGATTGTTGACGTCATGCTGAAAGGAGCCGATGCTCTTTCTGGCCTGATCAATGACATCGAGAACTCCAACACGGTGGATGTCTCGGCGCATATCACTTTGCTGAATGAGATTTTCGAGGGAGAAGTCAGTACCTCGCCTGCCAAGTCTCTAAATGCAGCTCAAGCTGCTCAAGAGATTGACTCGCAAGGCGCAAAGCAAGCCGTTGCGATCCCTCCGGTGCCCGCGCAAAAGAATGCTCGTGTCGATGATCATGCCGAATTCAAGGAAGCGACCGTATCTCAGCGAGCGCCAGCGACGCCCCAGGTTGAATCCAGCATCCGCGTACAAGTGGGTGTTTTAGATCGACTGATGAACCTCGCCGGCGAACTCGTGCTGGGTCGAAATCAGCTTCTGCAAACGGTCAACAACGCCGATGGAAACAGCCTTCAAGCGGTTGCCGCTCGTCTGGATCAAGTGACCAGCGAATTGCAGGAAGCGATCATGCAGACGCGCATGCAGCCCATCGGCAATGTCTTCAGCAAGTTTCCGCGAGTCGTTCGCGATCTTTCGGCTAAGTTGGGCAAGCAGTGTAACGTCGTCATGGAAGGTGGCGAGGTCGAAGTCGACAAGACGATCATCGAAGCGATCGGCGATCCACTGACCCACATGGTGCGCAACTCGGTCGATCACGGTATCGAAATGCCTGAAAAGCGGATGGCCAGCCAGAAGGAGCCGACCGGTACCGTCACCCTGCGAGCCTATCACCAGGCCGGAAAGGTTCGCATCGATATCTGTGACGATGGCGGCGGCATCGACACGAACCGACTTAAGGACAAAGCGGTCTCCAAGGAGATTATCTCTGCGGAACGTGCCGCCCAGATGTCCGATCGTGATGCCGTGTGGCTCATCTTCCATCCGGGCTTCTCGACGGCTGAAAAGATCAGCGACGTCAGCGGCCGCGGCGTGGGAATGGACGTCGTCCGAACCAATATCGAGAAGATCGGCGGTTCGGTCGATATTGAATCGACGCTTGGCAAAGGAACGTCGGTTCAGATTACGCTGCCGCTAACTTTGGCAATCATTCCATCGATGTTGATTCGCAGTTGCAATCGTCGCTTTGCGATCCCACAAGTCAATATCGTCGAACTGGTTCGCGTCCGAGCGAGCGAGGCCTCGCAAAGGATCAGCAAGGTCAAGGGTGCTCGCGTGTTGCGGCTGCGGGGCTCCTTGCTTCCGCTGGTCGACCTCGATCAAGCTTTGAACTTTGCCAATCAATCGAGTGAAAGCATAGGTGCTCGTCAAATCGTGGTCGTGGAAAGTGGTCAATTCCGTTACGGGTTGATCGTTGACGAAATTGACGACTCGGAAGAAATCGTCGTCAAGCCGCTGGGACGTCATCTCAAGACGTGCAGTTGCCTGGCCGGTGCGACCATTCTGGGAGACGGCCATGTCGCTCCGATTCTCGACGTCTCGGGAATTGCAGCCAAGACCGACCTGCGATCTCATGAGCAGGAAAACGAGAAGGATAACTACCACGACGATGCATCGCTCTCGAGCGAACGTCAGTCTTTGCTCATGTTTACCAATGCTCCCGGCGAACAGTTCGCCGTCCCGATGAGCCTCATTTCGCGGATCGAACGTATTCGTACCGAGCAAATTGATACCGTCGGCGGACAAGAACTTCTGCAGTATCGCGGGACTTCCTTACCGCTGTTGACCATCGAAGCTCACGTTCAGGCTCAGCCACGTCCTGAAATGGATAACGTGCATGTGGTTGTATTCCAGATTCACGGCCGTGAAGTCGGCTTGATTGCCGCCGAGCTGAACGACATTCGTGAAGTGGCGGCCGAGATCGACGGAAACACGTTTCGCGAACCGGGCATCGCAGGCTCGATCGTCGTTGACGACAAAACCATCCGTATTGTCGACCTCTACGAACTGGCCTTCTCAGCACATCCGAAGTGGTTCGCGGAGAAGCCAATAGTCACTGCCAATGAAGAGTCGCCGTTTCAGATCTTGCTGGCCGAAGACTCGTCCTTCTTCCGTAAACAGGCCAAAGACTACCTGGCAACCGAAGGCTTTGAAATCGTCGAAGCGGAAGATGGTGCCCAGGCCTGGGAGCTTCTGAAGTCGGGTGAACATGCAATCGATCTGGTTATTACCGATATCGAAATGCCCCGTATGAACGGTTTCGAACTCACGAAAAAGATCAAGTCGGATCCCCACACTTGTTATCTCCCGGTCATCGCGTTGACCTCGTTGGCCAGTGATGAAGATCAAGTTCGCGGTGTGGACGCCGGCGTTGATGACTATCAAATCAAAATGGATCGTGAACGCGTCATGTCGGCTGTCGGGCGACTACTGAATCCGAAGAAGACGGGGCGCAATGTTTCGCATTTCAAGCCTGAAGTGCTGGAAGGATGTTTGTCATGA
- a CDS encoding FtsH/Yme1/Tma family ATP-dependent metallopeptidase, with protein MEEINAYHEAGHALLAIVVGARVRHVSLIPEWDDGADRFAEIQVEWPIDQFTTRELHQKMIMVALAGPVAEMIHTGEPYHPGFIGEWASDWQAAWQSAERFISDRQKRMSFLEKATNDLYSLLSQDHYWAALAAIVDELVAHETLDGEQVEQTVQTWL; from the coding sequence ATGGAAGAGATCAATGCCTACCACGAAGCCGGACATGCGCTGCTTGCCATTGTGGTGGGTGCTCGTGTTCGTCATGTTTCGTTGATCCCCGAATGGGATGATGGAGCGGATCGATTTGCCGAGATTCAGGTCGAATGGCCCATCGACCAGTTCACGACTAGGGAACTACACCAAAAGATGATCATGGTGGCATTAGCCGGTCCCGTGGCCGAGATGATTCACACCGGCGAGCCCTATCACCCTGGATTCATAGGCGAGTGGGCCTCTGACTGGCAGGCTGCCTGGCAATCGGCGGAACGTTTCATCTCGGACCGTCAAAAACGCATGTCTTTTCTTGAAAAAGCCACCAACGACCTTTACTCGTTGCTTTCGCAAGACCATTACTGGGCAGCTCTCGCGGCAATCGTCGACGAACTTGTGGCCCACGAGACTCTCGACGGAGAACAAGTCGAGCAAACCGTTCAGACGTGGCTCTGA
- a CDS encoding efflux RND transporter periplasmic adaptor subunit: MCGCSSPNQYQPPPPAEVNVALPLVRDVTIYMEETGTTEAVERVEIDARVEGIIEEVLFEPNDDVEKDQVLFQLERRRYLAARDMARAELEAKKVEREKAVIEFNRQKELFEKKATPETNLVAAKAELDGSEAAVLAAEARLDNAQLDLDYTEVRSPIKGRVGKALVKRGNLVTGQPSTHLTTVISYDQIYANFSISERAFLEFIDKQTREERENHSGKVPLYLARATDTTYPFRGSFNFADLAVDESTGTFAVRGVFPNPDLKIVPGLFVRIRAPIEQKKDALLIPESATGFDQAGSYLLVVNKNNTVERRDVTLGNKFGPMVVVSSGLKADEPVVIEGVQRSRPGAIVAPKVQTLSMDESLLNPLADQPAQEDEKESPSEETKPETADPAEAQPSS, from the coding sequence TTGTGCGGCTGCTCGTCCCCCAACCAGTATCAGCCGCCGCCACCGGCCGAGGTCAACGTCGCCCTTCCATTGGTGCGCGACGTTACGATCTACATGGAGGAAACAGGCACCACCGAAGCGGTCGAACGTGTCGAGATCGATGCCCGCGTGGAAGGGATTATTGAAGAAGTCCTGTTCGAGCCGAACGACGATGTGGAGAAAGACCAGGTTCTTTTCCAACTCGAACGCCGCCGCTACCTGGCAGCCCGAGACATGGCTCGCGCGGAACTCGAAGCCAAGAAAGTGGAACGCGAAAAGGCCGTTATCGAGTTCAATCGCCAGAAGGAGTTGTTCGAGAAAAAGGCCACCCCTGAAACCAACCTGGTGGCGGCGAAAGCCGAACTGGACGGTTCTGAGGCAGCCGTCTTGGCGGCTGAGGCGCGGCTAGATAACGCTCAGTTAGATCTCGACTACACAGAAGTCCGCTCGCCTATCAAGGGACGCGTCGGCAAGGCCCTGGTTAAAAGAGGGAATCTCGTTACTGGCCAGCCATCGACTCACTTGACGACCGTCATCTCTTACGATCAGATCTACGCGAACTTCTCGATCAGCGAACGTGCTTTTCTGGAATTCATTGACAAACAGACTCGCGAAGAACGAGAAAACCATTCCGGCAAGGTTCCTCTCTATCTTGCCCGGGCAACCGATACCACGTATCCATTCCGCGGGAGTTTCAACTTTGCTGATCTTGCAGTTGACGAGAGTACTGGTACGTTTGCCGTGCGTGGGGTTTTCCCGAATCCAGATCTTAAGATTGTCCCCGGCTTGTTCGTCCGAATTCGCGCTCCGATCGAGCAAAAGAAGGACGCCTTACTTATTCCGGAAAGCGCAACGGGATTTGATCAAGCAGGCAGCTATTTGCTGGTCGTCAATAAGAATAACACTGTCGAGCGTCGCGACGTCACGTTGGGAAACAAGTTCGGCCCCATGGTTGTCGTAAGTTCGGGTCTCAAAGCGGACGAACCAGTCGTTATCGAGGGTGTCCAGCGATCGCGTCCTGGAGCGATCGTTGCTCCGAAAGTACAAACGCTGTCCATGGATGAATCGCTGTTGAATCCACTGGCGGATCAACCGGCTCAGGAAGATGAAAAGGAAAGCCCGTCGGAAGAAACGAAACCGGAGACCGCTGATCCAGCGGAAGCCCAGCCCTCGTCCTAA